The Spirosoma radiotolerans genome has a window encoding:
- a CDS encoding acetylxylan esterase, which produces MKKLLLPGLLLIWVTNVLAQPVERLVKVIVTPDHTDWLYKPGEPVKLTISVYRNNVLLKGARLRYEIGPEKMTPTKKETVTLKEGTLALDAGTMKTAGFLRCIATAEVDGKEYRGLTTAGFDPQSIKPTVANPEDFKAFWDNAKADLAKVPMDARMTLLPERCTELTNVYHLNLQNVNNSRFYGILCVPKKEGKYPAILRVPGAGVRPYYGMIAEADKGFITLEVGIHGVPVTMEPAVYESLSRGPLNGYPAANLDDRDRYYYKRVYLGCVRAVDFLASMPQYDGQNMAVTGGSQGGALSIVTAGLDSRIKWLGAYYPALCDVTGYLNGRAGGWPHLFAGNDMAYNNKPDRVKTTGYYDVVNFARQVNVPGYYSWGFNDETCPPTSMYAAYNLIPGKKTLELYLETGHWTFPEQTEKMNSWLLGQLKGVK; this is translated from the coding sequence ATTGCCTGGCCTGCTGCTGATTTGGGTCACCAACGTGCTGGCCCAACCGGTTGAGCGGCTCGTTAAAGTCATTGTCACCCCCGATCATACCGACTGGCTGTATAAACCCGGCGAACCAGTCAAGCTGACTATCTCGGTTTACCGGAATAATGTGCTGCTGAAAGGAGCCAGACTCCGCTACGAAATAGGGCCGGAGAAGATGACGCCCACGAAAAAAGAAACGGTTACGCTGAAGGAGGGAACCCTGGCACTGGATGCCGGTACGATGAAAACGGCGGGTTTCCTGCGGTGTATTGCTACGGCTGAAGTGGACGGGAAAGAGTACCGGGGCCTGACAACCGCCGGGTTTGACCCCCAAAGCATCAAACCGACCGTTGCCAACCCGGAAGATTTTAAGGCATTCTGGGATAATGCCAAAGCTGACCTGGCAAAAGTGCCCATGGATGCCCGCATGACGCTGCTGCCCGAGCGCTGCACTGAACTGACAAATGTGTATCATCTCAACCTGCAAAACGTCAATAACTCCCGATTTTACGGGATTCTGTGCGTACCCAAAAAAGAAGGAAAATACCCTGCCATTCTGCGGGTGCCCGGCGCGGGGGTTCGCCCGTATTACGGTATGATTGCTGAAGCCGACAAGGGATTTATCACCCTTGAAGTGGGCATTCATGGCGTTCCGGTAACGATGGAGCCGGCGGTTTATGAAAGTCTCAGCCGGGGTCCGCTCAATGGCTACCCGGCCGCTAATCTGGACGACCGGGATCGGTATTATTACAAACGGGTGTATCTGGGTTGCGTCCGGGCGGTCGATTTTCTGGCGAGTATGCCCCAATACGATGGGCAGAACATGGCTGTTACGGGCGGAAGCCAGGGCGGGGCGCTCAGCATCGTTACGGCTGGTCTGGACAGCCGAATAAAGTGGCTAGGCGCTTACTATCCGGCCTTGTGCGACGTAACCGGTTACCTGAATGGCCGGGCGGGTGGCTGGCCCCACCTGTTTGCCGGCAATGATATGGCCTACAATAATAAACCCGACCGGGTTAAAACAACGGGCTACTATGATGTGGTTAACTTTGCCCGTCAGGTGAACGTACCCGGTTATTATTCCTGGGGTTTCAATGATGAAACCTGTCCGCCCACGTCTATGTATGCCGCTTACAACCTGATTCCAGGCAAAAAAACACTCGAACTTTATCTGGAAACCGGCCACTGGACGTTTCCAGAACAAACCGAGAAGATGAACAGCTGGTTGCTTGGGCAGTTGAAAGGCGTGAAGTGA